From a single Eremothecium sinecaudum strain ATCC 58844 chromosome III, complete sequence genomic region:
- the DMA2 gene encoding ubiquitin-conjugating protein DMA2 (Syntenic homolog of Ashbya gossypii ACR267C; Syntenic homolog of Saccharomyces cerevisiae YNL116W (DMA2) and YHR115C (DMA1)) produces the protein MTGESQRRRGQSFNTLLTSFGIRQQQASEPASANNSQHGSQPVDIHSVSNHLPSHVSSESNLNSTALETQNSATNNGGIVNLTSMLGTTPFDPDDPHQAGTVGTINSATLVQHSVHQVVSQLPITLVLGQPEQSADNSGNHNIASSAFDSKESSATSLKNVRHFIYPATPPSDAKKLYLDLPQDGRMVEPSDEHTIKLRKDKNGLFSLRLTPFIDHSASNNPGLFFDPIVRTAGPTSQLVIGRYTERVREAIGSLPDQFHPVVFKSKVVSRTHGVFKVDEQGNWYVRDVKSSSGTFLNHQRLAQASVMSKDFPLKDGDILQLGMDFRGGTEEIYRCVKMRVELNKSWKRRANAFNKEALARLRNLQKLTVGLEEEDCSICLCKIKPCQAVFISPCSHSWHYQCIRRLVMTQYPQFVCPNCRSSCDLEASLDSDDDDEEEDCEYTNEDIAIDSQDRSPVAMAIQEENEEDIQMMS, from the coding sequence ATGACTGGCGAGTCACAGAGAAGACGTGGTCAAAGTTTTAATACTCTCTTGACTTCTTTTGGCATCAGACAACAACAAGCAAGCGAACCCGCTTCGGCAAACAACAGCCAACACGGCTCACAACCTGTTGATATACACTCAGTTTCCAACCATTTACCATCCCATGTAAGTTCTGAGTCAAATTTAAATTCTACTGCTTTAGAAACGCAGAATAGCGCAACAAACAACGGGGGTATTGTAAATTTAACTAGTATGCTCGGAACCACCCCTTTTGATCCTGACGACCCCCATCAGGCTGGTACTGTGGGTACTATCAATTCAGCAACACTAGTTCAACATTCGGTGCACCAGGTTGTCTCGCAGCTTCCTATTACATTAGTCCTTGGTCAACCAGAGCAGTCTGCTGATAACAGCGGCAACCATAACATAGCATCTTCTGCTTTTGACAGTAAAGAATCCAGCGCTACATCGCTTAAGAATGTTCGTCACTTCATCTATCCAGCTACTCCGCCTAGTGACGCTAAGAAGCTCTACTTGGACTTGCCGCAAGATGGAAGAATGGTAGAGCCGTCGGATGAGCATACTATAAAATTACGCAAGGACAAAAATGGTTTGTTTTCGCTTCGTTTAACACCTTTCATAGACCATTCAGCCTCGAATAACCCTGGATTGTTTTTTGACCCCATAGTTCGGACGGCTGGACCCACTTCTCAGTTAGTGATTGGGAGATACACGGAGAGGGTCCGTGAAGCGATCGGCTCGTTACCAGACCAATTTCATCCTGTTGTATTTAAAAGTAAGGTGGTATCTCGTACTCATGGGGTTTTCAAAGTGGATGAACAAGGGAACTGGTACGTCCGCGATGTTAAGTCTTCTTCAGGCACATTTTTGAACCACCAAAGATTAGCGCAGGCGTCGGTGATGTCGAAGGACTTTCCTTTGAAAGATGGGGATATTCTACAACTGGGCATGGATTTCCGTGGGGGGACAGAGGAAATTTATAGATGTGTAAAAATGAGAGTTGAGCTAAACAAGTCATGGAAAAGAAGGGCAAACGCATTTAACAAGGAGGCTCTAGCGCGTCTAAGGAATTTGCAAAAATTGACCGTCGGGctggaagaagaagactGCTCAATCTGCTTGTGCAAAATAAAGCCATGTCAAGCTGTTTTCATATCACCGTGTTCCCATAGTTGGCACTACCAGTGTATACGCCGTTTGGTCATGACACAATACCCGCAATTCGTGTGTCCCAACTGTAGATCTTCATGTGATTTAGAAGCTAGTTTGGATTCggatgatgatgatgaggaGGAGGACTGCGAATATACGAACGAGGACATTGCTATCGATTCGCAAGACCGCAGTCCGGTAGCCATGGCTATTCAAGAAGAGAATGAGGAAGATATACAGATGATGAGCTAA